A genomic segment from Paralichthys olivaceus isolate ysfri-2021 chromosome 22, ASM2471397v2, whole genome shotgun sequence encodes:
- the cdca9 gene encoding borealin-2, whose protein sequence is MAPRRTRNAGNVPNTEPLRRSRLALFIQQFEKDAQERMNELEAKLDNMLSTVDKVFEVELMKMPPSFQNTRIGDLISEEEISASEVSIAMKNESLEMHQPLKRAHSKRVKSSASATVQSASAQRASHKTSKAGNGANRTRTLAGSSSTGNIRGSAVTAKRTQSRLTKTNEQAPAIKPKLRSVVSAGDLHCSMAGSAAHITVTTAQGQTLSFSEETKEEINLDMLDDVAWCQIQKLTNLMKYLSRRSRCQR, encoded by the exons ATGGCGCCGAGACGCACGAGGAACGCGGGGAACGTCCCGAACACAGAACCGCTGAGACGCAGCAGACTGGCTCTGTTCATCCAGCAGTTTGAGAAAGACG CCCAAGAACGCATGAatgagctggaggccaaactggaCAACATGCTGTCCACAGTGGACAAGGTGTTCGAGGTGGAGCTGATGAAGATGCCTCCTTCTTTTCAAAACACCCGTATTGGAGATTTAATCAGTG AGGAGGAAATCTCAGCCAGTGAGGTATCCATTGCCATGAAG AACGAGTCCCTCGAGATGCACCAGCCCCTCAAGAGGGCTCACAGTAAAAGAG tcAAATCAAGTGCTTCTGCCACAGTTCAGTCTGCTTCAGCCCAGAGGGCCTCACACAAGACCTCAAAG GCAGGAAACGGTGCAAACAGGACCAGAACATTAGCCGGCAGTAGCAGCACAGGAAATATCCG GGGCTCTGCAGTCACTGCCAAGAGGACTCAAAGCCGCTTGACAAAAACCAATGAGCAGGCACCAGCCATCAAACCCAAACTCAG GTCGGTCGTTTCTGCTGGTGACCTGCACTGTTCAATGGCCGGCTCGGCTGCGCACATCACCGTCACGACAGCACAGGGGCAG ACCCTCAGCTTCTCTGAAGAGACCAAGGAGGAAATAAACCTCGACATGCTGGATGACGTGGCATGGTGCCAGATTCAGAAGCTGACG AATCTGATGAAGTATCTGTCCAGGCGCAGTCGCTGCCAGCGATGA
- the plin2 gene encoding perilipin-2 has product MAAADVILHQNVVERVTSLPLVSSTYSLVSSMYCTTKETHPYIRTVCEAAEQGVRTITSVALTTASPFMDKLEPQIAIANDLACLGLDKIEKTLPILHQPSEQIVSSAKDVVITAKDTVSDTLTSVVGKTRDAVQGGVERTKTVVTGSVSTVLESRVAQLVSSGVDTALSTSESLVEQYLPLTEDELELEAKTVKGFDRREMSYYVRLGSLSTKLRKRAYTRAVEKIQDGKQRSIGFISGLNSTVDMIEYGRKHIGEANQIVNDKLSSLVAWKSNSPTQEHGHDAEVIESHTLALARSLTQQLQTTCLVLVSGLQGLPHHVQQEALSLSRSASQVYGNFRKAKVLGDLPDSMLTGSRAQLSRMSSSLDNIMDYLVNNTPLNWLVGPFYPRMTPDTKHALSTSSTEPQRAAPMEVEMEQLQ; this is encoded by the exons ATGGCAGCAGCTGACGTCATCTTACATCAG AATGTGGTGGAGAGGGTGACCAGCCTCCCTCTGGTGAGCTCGACCTACAGCTTGGTGTCCAGCATGTACTGCACCACCAAGGAAACCCACCCTTACATCAGGACCGTGTGTGAGGCCGCCGAACAGGGAGTCCGCACCATCACCTCCGTGGCCCTCACCACTGCTTCGCCATTCATGGACAAACTGGAGCCTCAGA TTGCCATTGCCAATGACCTCGCCTGTTTAGGTTTGGACAAGATTGAGAAAACGTTGCCGATTCTTCACCAGCCCTCTGAGCAA ATCGTTTCCAGTGCCAAGGATGTGGTGATCACGGCCAAGGACACGGTCTCAGACACGCTAACCAGTGTTGTGGGGAAGACTCGGGATGCGGTGCAGGGTGGCGTGGAGAGGACCAAGACTGTGGTCACTGGAAGTGTCAGCACAGTGCTGGAGAGCAGAGTGGCCCAGCTCGTCAGCAGCGGAGTGGACACGGCGCTCAGTACGTCCGAGAGCCTGGTGGAGCAGTACCTTCCTCTGACAGAGGATGAGCTGG agctggaggccaaaACTGTGAAAGGCTTCGATAGGAGGGAGATGAGCTACTACGTGCGACTGGGTTCTCTCTCCACAAAGCTGAGGAAGCGGGCATACACCAGGGCTGTGGAGAAAATCCAAGACGGCAAGCAGCGCAGCATAGGATTCATCTCAGGGCTCAACTCCACGGTTGACATG ATTGAATACGGAAGAAAGCATATTGGCGAAGCTAACCAGATTGTAAATGACAAGCTCAGCTCTTTGGTGGCGTGGAAGTCCAATAGTCCAACCCAGGAGCATGGTCATGACGCAGAG GTAATTGAGTCTCACACCTTGGCCCTGGCACGTTCCCTCACCCAGCAGCTCCAAACCACCTGTCTGGTCCTCGTCTCTGGCCTGCAGGGCCTTCCCCACCACGTCCAACAGGAGGCGCTCTCCCTCAGCCGCTCTGCCTCGCAGGTCTACGGCAACTTCCGCAAAGCCAAGGTGCTGGGCGACCTTCCCGACAGCATGCTCACCGGCAGCAGAGCACAGCTGAGCAGAATGAGCAGCTCTCTGGACAACATCATGGATTATCTGGTCAACAACACGCCACTCAACTGGCTCGTCGGTCCCTTCTATCCACGAATGACTCCTGACACAAAACACGCCCTGTCCACGTCATCCACCGAGCCACAGAGAGCGGCGCCAATGGAAGTGGAGATGGAGCAACTACAGTGA